In Nicotiana tabacum cultivar K326 chromosome 10, ASM71507v2, whole genome shotgun sequence, the DNA window CTTAGCTTTTGCATTGTATTTTACCTTAAACACCTATTTACACCCTATGGCTCTCTTGGCAGGTGGAAAGGGAACCAGTTCCCAGGTGTGATTGTCCTGAAGGGCTTGGAACTCAGCATCTATGGCTGCAATCCACTTGCGATCTCGAAGGGCATCAATATAGGAAGTAGGTTCCATAACAGCAGTGAAAAAGCAAAGGGACTTGAAGTAAGGAGAAGATAAAGAGGCATAGGACTTATAAGCTGACATTAGATAACTGGAACTCAAGGCAGTAGAAGGGTCAACTTTTGGCATCCCATGAACAAAGTCATTGAGCCAGCCAGGTGGCTTGGAAGTCCTAGTAGACTTTCTTAGCCCCTCTTCTGGCAAAACATGAAAAGAACCCATACTTGGATATACCATTAATGCTGCAGAAAACTGAGGGAACTAAGGGAAGGTAAGGTTGTACCAAATATGTAGAAGGTGGGTCATATGACTAGGAGCTGATGATGCCTCAGGAGAAGGTGATGTTGATGATGCTACTGAATCAGGAATAGTCTCTGAGACCTCAGAGGTAGAATCAATAAGGAAGGCATCATCTGTATCAGTGAACTGCTCAACAGTGGTCCTCCTGCATGTTAAAGTTGTGGTTTGGAAAGGAAAAATTTACTCCTTGAAAAAGACATCCTTGCCTACAAAAAATGTTTATTAGTAAGGCTATATAGCCTATAacctttttgagttgatgaatATCCATATGCACTGCTGCTGGTTCTTCCCTAGTTCCAAACTTGTCATCTCTATTAGTGGCAGTAGCATAGCAAAGACTGCCTAAAACTCCGAGATGTTGTAGTTTAAGTGATCGACCATAGAACATTTCAAAAGGTGATTTTCCTACCAATGATGTGGATGGTATTCTATTGATCAAATACACTGCATTCTGCACATAAAGACCCCAGAATTTCAGTGCAATACTTCCCTGAAACCTGATGGCCCTTGCAACCTCAAGAATCTGCTTGTGTTTCTTTTCTACCACTCTATTCTGCTGGGGTGTGTAGACATAGGAGCTTTGATGAACCACACCTGCATGCCTAAACATATCTGCACAATATGAATTAAAGAATTTTCTTTCATTGTCTGTCCTAAACACCTTAATTGCACTGTTAAATTGTTTCTTCACAAGAGTCATGAAGTCCTTTATTATAGTAGATACATCACTTTTAAGCTTGAGCAAAAACATCCAAACCATTCTACTATAGTTATCTACTAGAGTGGGAAAGAATCTATTCCCATCATAGGTAGGGGTTCTATAGGGTCCCCATACATCAACATGTATCAAATGAAAAGTTTTAGAAGCTCTACTAGTACTTTGTGAAAAAGGAAACCTTGTCTATTTTGCCAAGGGGCAAATAGCACAGACATTATGACTATGTAACCTATTACACTTTATTATATGCATTTGCTGTAGAACCTTATGTGGAATGTGCCCAAGTCTTCTATGCCATAAATCTTCTTCATTGTTCACACATAGTGCTACTGAGGCTTGAATCCTATCTCTATCACTGTGAGACCAATAATATAGATCTTCATTCCTTCTACCAGTCCCCTTCACCTTTCCAGTGTGAAGGTCCTGCATGAGGCAAAAATCAGGAAAGAATAGTATGCAACAATTTAGCTCCCTAGTCAGTTTTGATACTGACAGTAAATTATATTTAAAGCCTAGTATGCAAAGCACATTGGATATAATCCCTTGATCTAATTCTGAGCTTCCTACACAAGAAATGGCCAAGCTATCTCCATTTGGCAAATGAACCTTTCTTCTTATACTTTTAGAATTTTCTTTAGGCTTAGAGATCATTTCACTATTGGACACTATCTGGTCTGTTGTACCTGTATCTACTATCCATTTATCACCCTTCGCTTTACTATCAGCCGAATGACTTACACTAACTGCATTTGCAAGCATTGGACGGTCATTTATACCTACTGCATTAGCTGCATTAACTGTTGATTCATGTATGTTGTCCTTTTGCAGTATCTTCAGAATTTGATCATATTGTTCTGCAGTGAATGGCATTAAAATCTGCATGCTTATCCTTTCATCTTTCTCTGCACCTTCAAAACATCTTGGTGATCCTGTGTAACCTGCATTGATACAGTCAGTATTTGGACCTAAGGGTTGTGTAGCTCCATAGCAAGTGTGAGCATTTCCTGAGTTATTTCCCATTCCTTGATGTTGTCCATGACTCCCTAGTTGTGCAGAATTACTAAAATGTATTGAGTTAGCCACTGGCTTTCTTCTGCCCTTAAAATCTGGTGGATATCCAACTAATTGGTAGAAATTTTCTTTGCTATGTCCTTTCATTTTATAGAAATCACACACTACATTGAAATTCTTTCTAGGTTTCTGCATCTGAGATCCTTTAGCACTCCAAAGTGCAGTAATGTCATTTCTCTCCATTAGTGAGTTAAGACCTACAGATCGTGCCCTGATGATCCTTTTTGAGTCTCATCCTCGATGACCATGGCATATGCTTGATTTAGACTAGGCTTTGTAGATTTCATAAGAATTTGGCGTCTTGCCTGACTATACGAGTCATTTAAACCTCCCAAAAACTGAAGCAACCTTTGTTGACTTAAGAGCTCAGCATAGTCTTTCCCAGAGTTAGGAGACGGCACAATTGCATCAAATTCCCCCCATAGTTCCTTCAATTTCGTAAAGAATGTAGATACAGAGTCGGTACCTTGGGATATTATTGCAATTTTCCTATGCAGCTGATAGATCCTCATGCGATTCACCTTGTCAAATCTCTCACAAAGATCCTCCCACACAGATCGAGCATTTGATGCATACACTATCCCACTGAGTAGATCTGGCGATACAGTATTCATAATCCATGAAAGGACTATGGCATTACAACTCTCTCAATCCTCATGCAATGGTTCAGGAAACGTAGCTGTAGTGTGCTTACCATCAACAAACCCTAGCTTCCGTTTAGCTTGAAGTGCAATCTTCATCGATCTCCGCCATAGGCCATAATTCTCAGATCCTTTGAGCTGGATCGGAATTAACACTGAACCTGGAGTACCAGATGGATGCACGAACAAAGGATGTGTGTGATCAATCTTATTTTTCCCCATTTATGAATCGAAGAGAAAATCAGAATTTTAAGATTTTGTTTATCTTCCGACTGAGCTTCAACTTCTGCTATTGAGCGAAGAAGAGGCGTGTCTAGATCTTCTCCattagctctgataccatgcgAAGACTGCCATTGCCATACTTGAGCTAAGTCCATTCGTAGAGAGAAGAGAGATTTTGAGAGGAAGAATAAGATACTTTTGTATTGAATTAAAGAAGAAAGCTACTGTACAATGTATTAATACTGTTTTAACCGCCTAAACTAACCAACCCACTATTTACTTAAATATCCTTTACATCATAACTACTTAACTACTTCAACTAAATCTATATCTGTAATATCAACAAAcctgtaaaaaaaatatttatatttaatgtACGACTAGAAAAGGAAAAACTAATAAATTATTGTGCCATCAAATAATATAAATCTAATCATGCTCACTATGTAAACTGGAATGTGCCTTAACCGGGGATATAgactaattatttatatttggttaATCTATTAGTTAGACACATTTAatatttgtgctcagaaaagtatttttattaatttaacttaTTACTTATGAACTCTTTCAGAGGACCTTCTTTATTCAAAAACTTTTTTACTATTAATGGAAGATAGTTTTAAAGTAATCAAaaagttacaaaaaaaaaaaagggttacTAGAATCGGATAATAGCATTTCAGAATGCTTAggtgagactgttcttccaaaatATATTTGCAATTATATTAGTGCAGTACAATCCAGTTGATGTTATAAAGTTGCGGGAACATATTATAAAGACATATTAGAATAGTTTAGAAGGATACATGACAGTTCTAATAATTAACTAGAATGAGTGATGAAAAGCATTAATTATTCTTAAAAGAGTACGAGCAAGAATGTAATAAAATATGATACATCTAAACTTGATCAGGAACTAGATTATACTGTTTCGATCATAATATAAACAAGTAATTGAGAAAGTTCATAGAAGTACATGTGGAAAATACAATACCCAATCGAAGCTAAATCCTGATCAAGAGCAACTTTTCAAgactatatttttaaaaacttgaCTCTGGCAGAGTAGTACTATTTTTTGTAGATAAACTCGAAGGAACTGAAAAATATTTCTATATCTTGCTTTACTTGCAAAGTCAAGAGGCATGATAACATTAGCAATATCAATAAATGTTGTAGAAGCAATGGTTTTACCAATAGTGTATGAGTCGCTCAAGAGTTTTACACACCTCTTTAAGTAACTGTGACGACCATCATAAATATATAAGAGCAATGATAATAAATGGACAAAAAAAGCAAAATTGACAATCTTTAATGAAGCATTTATGGCTAATTGTTAAACAATTAAAACATTTGTCATAAGTTTTTGAGATATAATGGACGTCCACGAgccttttggccaaaaaacagaATTTCTTAAGGTGATTATGTCAAGTACTACAAATAGTTTCAAAatctataaaaatataatttataaacacCAACTTGGTAAAAATCATATTTATAGCATCAAATGAATGGCTAACAAAAAATATGCCACTAAGAACAAATTCAATATTTAATGAGTTAATCAGCTTGCTTTAAACGAAAATGAGCATACAATTAAAAATGATTTGGTCATTCTtgaaatcaatttattttcaaggCCAAGATGGAAATAGTAGTGTTGAACATTGCTTAATGAGAGATACATTTTCATTATTAAATGAATGTAAGCATGCAAAATAGATGACTTAACGAAAAGAATTGAAGCTTCCTGTTAAGGTCGAAGATAATTGACTCTTATTGTAGGAGCTATATGTGGTCTAGGACTAATAtgattaccaaaaaaaaaaacattagtaGCTTGGGATAAAATCTTCACTCCTAAGTAGCGGTGTCAATGTTCGGACggatattttgtaaattttataccatatcaatttttcgattattctattatatataactaaaattagatttttcgaaaccgtcccaatcatatCGGTTTCTCGTCGGTATCGatttcggttaattttcggtatttttttataTGTCAtttaaaagtcactagtagaaatagaatagaataacatacgtacttttataggacttagcaaaactctctagacatttttatattttaaagggtgatgaattaagaaaatgtGAAAGATGGCTAgtgtatagatccatcaactactcTACAACGAcataaaagaaattaaacaaataaatataatGAAAATATAAATCACTCGAGTAGAAAGATATTAACCACGAAAGAAAACATAATCAATACAATATAGTTTGTTACTCATAATCGCTACAAATACCTtatgtcttgctagtgaatatgctggaaataatttagtttcaatgggagtagcataataggtttgggaataatgattttaattttattatttttttgcctGTAATTGTTTTCATAATTCTAAGACAcaagaaaaatttaatattttattatttttgaacttaatatataaatatatttttcacatataaatttattcggtacggttctgTATTTTccggtttattttcataaaataaaaaacctaacctaattatcggtacagttagagatttatataaaaacctacggttttataaaaagaaacctaaaaatcgggtCGGTACGGTACGGTTCGATCGGTTTaatcggtttttaaatatccattgacacccctactccTAAGTCGAGGGGTAGTTTGAATCTGATTAATTTATAACTTTGGAATAAAGCTACTATTGCCAAAACCTGCTGGGAATTAGCTCACAAAAAAGATAAACTATGAATCAGATGGATCCAAACTTATCACATCAAAGACAAACAACTGAACGAGATCATTATGCCTCAACAAGCACCATGGATGGTTAGAAAAATTATAGGAGCTAGAAGTACACTTGAACAAGTTCAATGTTCACCTTCGTAGAGCCGAGTATGATCATGAACATTTACCTGCAACTATTACCTGACTGTCCAAGAGTCCTATAGAAGTGCTTGGTATTCAAAAATGATGCTCGACCTAAGGCCAAGTTTACCATGTGGCTACATTTTCAAGGTAAGTTATTGACAACTGGCAGGTTGATAAAATGGGGACTACCTGCTAATCCAACCTATGTCCTATGTCAAGCCCATGATGAATCCAAAGACCACATGTTTTAAAATTGTATGTTTGTAATGACACCGGCAAGAATGGTatcgaaaaagaaaaatagaagaaataattaattttttcatgtagttaatatctcatgattatatatatttactgagaaagcgtaaattttaaaattatttatatacaattcaaataacttaaatatttgacatgattagtgtTCGCGCATCCGTGCGAGTACTAATACTAGTGGCTATAAAAAGACCATCTGTCTGTTGCAACATGGGAACAATACTTCACATGGGTTATCAAGTGTTCCAAGGGAAAATCTCAAGATGCTCAAGTATTTAGGATGATATTTGCAGAATGTGTCCATACAATTTAGATGGAAAGGAATCAAAGAATCTAAGAGCAAAGGAGTAGGAACTAGAAAATTATTGCAAAGGAGATAACTTACACTATTCGAGTTGGGCCTGGGATAAGAACTGTACTTCAGcattttatgttttaaaatttttggtTGTTAGTAGGTGTTTTAgagtttattttgttttgtttggatAGCTAGCTGAGTTTTAGCTATGCTATGGCTTTGTAAAGATATACTTGGTGATTAAtaggaatttttttatttttttaaaaaaatagatgaCTGAAAGAGCTATCTTAGCTAATAAAATGAATATGTCGATCAACTAAAGTAGATGTTAATTGCGAAGTTTCCCGGTGAAAGAAAAATATGTTTTAGATTTGAC includes these proteins:
- the LOC142165113 gene encoding uncharacterized protein LOC142165113, which produces MGKNKIDHTHPLFVHPSGTPGSVLIPIQLKGSENYGLWRRSMKIALQAKRKLGFVDDLLSGIVYASNARSVWEDLCERFDKVNRMRIYQLHRKIAIISQGTDSVSTFFTKLKELWGEFDAIVPSPNSGKDYAELLSQQRLLQFLGGLNDSYSQARRQILMKSTKPSLNQAYAMVIEDETQKGSSGHDL